The Excalfactoria chinensis isolate bCotChi1 chromosome 28, bCotChi1.hap2, whole genome shotgun sequence genome includes a window with the following:
- the MYG1 gene encoding MYG1 exonuclease isoform X1, whose translation MRGALRAVPLMAAAVTGSGTGPKRARTEPVLRIGTHDGTFHCDEALACYLLRLLPRYRQDAEVVRTRDPQRLAQCDVVVDVGGEYDPERHRYDHHQRSFTQTMRSLQPSKPWTTKLSSAGLVYCHFGSQILAGLLGQPEDSPVVTALYDKLYENFVEEIDAIDNGIAQTDGEPRYALTTNLSSRVGHLNPRWNDPDQDTEAGFKRAMELVGSEFMDRLDYYHRAWLPARVLVEDAIRRRFEVDASGVMLELPQGGCPWKEHLFSLEKELELHDQLLLVLFPDRSGQWRLQSVPVGPRSFESRLPLPEPWRGVRDEALSQLTGIPGCVFVHSSGFIGGNRTREGALEMARRTLALQGGAAQRG comes from the exons ATGCGAGGCGCTCTGCGCGCCGTTCCCCTCATGGCGGCCGCCGTCACCGGGAGCGGAACCGGCCCCAAACGGGCCCGAACGGAGCCGGTTCTGCGCATCGGCACCCACGATGGCACCTTCCACTGCGATGAGGCGCTGGCGTGCTACCTGCTACGCCTCTTACCGCGATACCGG CAGGATGCGGAGGTGGTCCGGACCCGGGACCCCCAACGCTTGGCCCAGTGCGATGTGGTGGTGGATGTGGGGGGTGAATATGACCCCGAGAGGCACCGCTATGACCATCACCAGAG GTCTTTCACCCAGACCATGCGAAGCCTCCAGCCCAGCAAGCCCTGGACCACCAAGCTGAGCAGCGCTGGGTTGGTTTATTGCCACTTTGGTTCTCAAATCCTTGCTGGGCTCCTGGGGCAGCCAGAGGACAGCCCTGTAGTGACTGCACTCTATGATAAG CTCTATGAGAACTTCGTGGAGGAGATCGACGCCATCGACAACGGCATCGCACAGACGGATGGGGAGCCCCGCTACGCCCTCACCACCAACCTCAGCTCCCGTGTGGGGCACCTGAACCCCCGCTGGAACGACCCCGATCAGGACACTGAG GCGGGGTTTAAGCGGGCAATGGAGCTGGTGGGCAGTGAGTTCATGGACAGGCTCGACTACTATCACCGTGCCTGGCTGCCTGCACGGGTGCTCGTGGAAGATGCCATCCGGCGCCGCTTTGAG GTGGATGCAAGCGGGGTGATGCTGGAGCTCCCGCAGGGCggctgcccctggaaggagcatctcttcagcctggagaaggagctggagctgcacgACCAGCTCCTGTTGGTGCTATTCCCCGACCGCAGCGGGCAGTGGCGGCTGCAGAGCGTCCCTGTGGGGCCACGCAGCTTCGAGAGCCG CCTTCCTCTCCCCGAGCCGTGGCGGGGTGTTCGTGACGAGGCGCTGTCTCAGCTCACCGGCATCCCAGGTTGTGTCTTTGTGCACTCCAGCGGCTTCATCGGAGGCAACCGCACGCGGGAGGGGGCGTTGGAGATGGCCCGGAGGACATTGGCACTGCAGGGGGGGGCAGCACAAAGAGGATGa
- the MYG1 gene encoding MYG1 exonuclease isoform X2, with the protein MRGALRAVPLMAAAVTGSGTGPKRARTEPVLRIGTHDGTFHCDEALACYLLRLLPRYRDAEVVRTRDPQRLAQCDVVVDVGGEYDPERHRYDHHQRSFTQTMRSLQPSKPWTTKLSSAGLVYCHFGSQILAGLLGQPEDSPVVTALYDKLYENFVEEIDAIDNGIAQTDGEPRYALTTNLSSRVGHLNPRWNDPDQDTEAGFKRAMELVGSEFMDRLDYYHRAWLPARVLVEDAIRRRFEVDASGVMLELPQGGCPWKEHLFSLEKELELHDQLLLVLFPDRSGQWRLQSVPVGPRSFESRLPLPEPWRGVRDEALSQLTGIPGCVFVHSSGFIGGNRTREGALEMARRTLALQGGAAQRG; encoded by the exons ATGCGAGGCGCTCTGCGCGCCGTTCCCCTCATGGCGGCCGCCGTCACCGGGAGCGGAACCGGCCCCAAACGGGCCCGAACGGAGCCGGTTCTGCGCATCGGCACCCACGATGGCACCTTCCACTGCGATGAGGCGCTGGCGTGCTACCTGCTACGCCTCTTACCGCGATACCGG GATGCGGAGGTGGTCCGGACCCGGGACCCCCAACGCTTGGCCCAGTGCGATGTGGTGGTGGATGTGGGGGGTGAATATGACCCCGAGAGGCACCGCTATGACCATCACCAGAG GTCTTTCACCCAGACCATGCGAAGCCTCCAGCCCAGCAAGCCCTGGACCACCAAGCTGAGCAGCGCTGGGTTGGTTTATTGCCACTTTGGTTCTCAAATCCTTGCTGGGCTCCTGGGGCAGCCAGAGGACAGCCCTGTAGTGACTGCACTCTATGATAAG CTCTATGAGAACTTCGTGGAGGAGATCGACGCCATCGACAACGGCATCGCACAGACGGATGGGGAGCCCCGCTACGCCCTCACCACCAACCTCAGCTCCCGTGTGGGGCACCTGAACCCCCGCTGGAACGACCCCGATCAGGACACTGAG GCGGGGTTTAAGCGGGCAATGGAGCTGGTGGGCAGTGAGTTCATGGACAGGCTCGACTACTATCACCGTGCCTGGCTGCCTGCACGGGTGCTCGTGGAAGATGCCATCCGGCGCCGCTTTGAG GTGGATGCAAGCGGGGTGATGCTGGAGCTCCCGCAGGGCggctgcccctggaaggagcatctcttcagcctggagaaggagctggagctgcacgACCAGCTCCTGTTGGTGCTATTCCCCGACCGCAGCGGGCAGTGGCGGCTGCAGAGCGTCCCTGTGGGGCCACGCAGCTTCGAGAGCCG CCTTCCTCTCCCCGAGCCGTGGCGGGGTGTTCGTGACGAGGCGCTGTCTCAGCTCACCGGCATCCCAGGTTGTGTCTTTGTGCACTCCAGCGGCTTCATCGGAGGCAACCGCACGCGGGAGGGGGCGTTGGAGATGGCCCGGAGGACATTGGCACTGCAGGGGGGGGCAGCACAAAGAGGATGa